Proteins from a genomic interval of Amycolatopsis sp. cg13:
- a CDS encoding YchJ family protein, with translation MTNPCPCGLPEPYADCCGRFHRGDQHAPTAERLMRSRYCAFAVGEPDYLLETWHPDTRPKRLRLDPAQEWTRLEILGRTGGSLLQNEGTVEFRAHYRHQGHDDSQHENSRFVREGGRWYYVDTL, from the coding sequence GTGACCAACCCCTGCCCCTGCGGGCTGCCCGAGCCCTACGCCGACTGCTGCGGCCGGTTCCACCGCGGCGACCAGCACGCCCCGACCGCCGAGCGGCTGATGCGGTCGCGATACTGCGCGTTCGCCGTCGGGGAGCCCGATTACCTGCTCGAAACCTGGCATCCGGACACCCGCCCGAAGCGGCTGCGGCTCGATCCCGCGCAGGAGTGGACCCGGCTGGAGATCCTCGGCCGGACCGGCGGCTCGCTGCTGCAGAACGAAGGCACCGTCGAGTTCCGCGCGCACTACCGCCACCAGGGGCACGACGACTCCCAGCACGAGAACAGCCGGTTCGTCCGCGAGGGCGGGCGCTGGTACTACGTCGACACACTCTAA
- a CDS encoding FGGY-family carbohydrate kinase produces the protein MRPGPLLGIDIGTSSSKGVLVGADGTVLARAARPHSTSRPRPGWFEHDAETVWWAGFAELVRELLAGGEKPAGLAVSGIGPVLLPADDGGRPLRPAILYGVDTRAGAEIAELTAELGEESIVERCGSALSSQAAGPKWRWLYRHEPDVAARARQFLMASSYLVQRLTGEYVLDHHSASQCDPMYDLRAGGWAEDWAALVAPGIELPRLAWPTEVVGTVTAQAAAETGLPAGMPVTCGTIDAWAEATSAGVRDPGDTMVMYGTTMFLIQAVAQARPVSGLWATRGVLPGSYSLAAGMATSGAITDWLRELFDGDFSELVASAGRVPAGSRGLLMLPYFAGERTPVPDPLARGVIAGLTTSHGRAELYRAALEGTAYGVRHNLSAMGSPARRLVAVGGGTQGRVWTRIVSDVTRTPQHLPTETVGACFGDAYLAALAIGLEPDIEAWNPVAEVLQPDPERADRYDEFYAHYRALYPATMETAHFLARQQDLAAE, from the coding sequence CCGGCTGGTTCGAGCACGACGCCGAAACGGTGTGGTGGGCCGGGTTCGCCGAGCTGGTCCGCGAATTGCTGGCCGGCGGCGAGAAACCGGCCGGGCTCGCGGTGAGCGGCATCGGCCCGGTGCTGCTGCCCGCGGACGACGGCGGCCGTCCGCTGCGTCCGGCGATTCTCTACGGAGTCGACACGCGGGCCGGCGCGGAAATCGCCGAGCTGACCGCCGAACTCGGCGAAGAGTCCATTGTGGAACGTTGCGGCAGCGCGCTGTCGAGCCAGGCGGCCGGCCCGAAGTGGCGGTGGCTGTACCGGCACGAGCCGGACGTCGCCGCGCGGGCCCGGCAGTTCCTGATGGCGAGCTCGTACCTCGTGCAGCGGCTGACCGGCGAATACGTGCTCGACCACCATTCGGCCAGCCAGTGCGATCCGATGTACGACCTGCGCGCGGGCGGCTGGGCGGAGGACTGGGCCGCGCTCGTCGCGCCCGGGATCGAGCTGCCGCGGCTCGCCTGGCCGACTGAGGTCGTCGGCACGGTCACCGCTCAGGCTGCCGCCGAGACCGGGTTGCCCGCCGGAATGCCGGTCACCTGCGGCACGATCGACGCGTGGGCCGAAGCGACCAGCGCGGGCGTGCGCGACCCTGGCGACACGATGGTCATGTACGGCACCACGATGTTCCTGATCCAAGCTGTCGCCCAGGCGCGGCCGGTCTCCGGACTGTGGGCGACGCGCGGGGTTCTGCCGGGCAGCTACTCGCTGGCCGCGGGAATGGCGACGTCCGGCGCGATCACCGACTGGCTGCGGGAACTCTTCGACGGCGACTTCTCCGAACTGGTCGCTTCGGCCGGTCGCGTCCCGGCTGGAAGCCGCGGTCTGCTGATGCTGCCGTACTTCGCGGGCGAGCGGACTCCGGTGCCGGATCCGTTGGCGCGCGGGGTGATCGCCGGGCTGACCACCTCGCACGGCCGGGCCGAGCTGTACCGCGCGGCGTTGGAGGGAACGGCTTACGGGGTGCGGCACAACCTCTCCGCGATGGGCTCGCCCGCGCGCCGCTTGGTAGCGGTCGGCGGCGGTACGCAGGGGCGTGTGTGGACGAGGATCGTCAGCGACGTGACCCGGACGCCGCAGCATCTTCCGACGGAAACTGTCGGGGCGTGTTTCGGGGACGCTTATCTGGCGGCTTTGGCGATCGGGCTGGAGCCGGATATCGAGGCGTGGAACCCGGTCGCCGAGGTGCTCCAGCCGGATCCGGAGCGGGCGGATCGGTACGACGAGTTCTACGCGCATTACCGGGCGTTGTATCCGGCGACGATGGAGACGGCGCATTTCCTTGCGCGGCAACAGGATTTGGCGGCGGAGTGA
- a CDS encoding MmpS family transport accessory protein, whose product MGVPGATRPKAARGESGRLRPLGSVVVVAGVIAVAVTVAWYVMPKATPDRPAPAASVPSVTVEPAVVSEVTRTVVYELTGGDVARNLTYVATGGDLEQQAEVHLPWSVTVERKAPAAQPVFSSLVAQSAGALLCRIRVDGHVVAEKSVAGEGRQLSCSA is encoded by the coding sequence ATGGGTGTTCCTGGCGCGACCCGGCCCAAGGCGGCCCGGGGGGAATCGGGCAGGCTGCGGCCGCTCGGGAGCGTGGTGGTCGTGGCCGGCGTCATCGCCGTCGCGGTCACCGTCGCGTGGTACGTCATGCCGAAAGCGACCCCGGACCGGCCCGCCCCGGCCGCGTCGGTGCCGTCAGTGACGGTCGAGCCGGCGGTCGTGAGCGAGGTGACCCGCACGGTCGTCTACGAACTGACCGGCGGGGACGTCGCGCGCAACCTGACCTACGTCGCGACCGGCGGCGACCTCGAACAACAGGCCGAGGTGCACCTGCCCTGGTCGGTGACGGTGGAGCGGAAGGCTCCCGCCGCGCAGCCGGTGTTCAGCAGCCTGGTCGCGCAGAGCGCGGGGGCGCTGCTGTGCCGGATCCGGGTGGACGGGCACGTGGTGGCCGAGAAATCGGTGGCGGGGGAGGGGCGGCAGCTCAGCTGCAGCGCCTGA
- a CDS encoding exo-beta-D-glucosaminidase: protein MPGRLLAVAALTAALIPGVAGAASAGPEPGQAAIPGYLIQSSAKVSDDASVSKPGFDAKGWYPVGSQSTVYAGLLANGRYSDPFYSTNMKNVPAADFKVPWWYRADIKVADPSQRTYLDISGVLSKADIWVNGTRVATKDDVNGPYTRHDLDVTKQVHEGVNSVAFKVYPNDPNNDLSMGWIDWAQTPPDQNMGLAREIVVRHSGPVALRGAHVVTKLNVPALDHADLTAKADVRNDSDSAVRATVSGTVAGKPVSQDVSLAAHEKKTVSFPVIGVDKPQVWWPAGMGGQPMQQLDLTATVGGTTSDASHSSFGIRDVKAPLNSSGGRQYLVNGKPLMIKGGGWSPDLLLRWDAGRAADKLAYVKNLGLNTVRLEGHIEPDAFFDLADRMGVLTMPGWECCDKWEGQVNGDEKGEPWTEADYPIAKASMTAEAERLRDHPSVLSFHIGSDFAPDARIEKGYLDALSAADWPAAVISAASAKASPKLGPSGMKMNGPYDYVPPNYWYDKAHKDAGGAWNFNSETSAGPDIPTMDTLKRMMTPAELETLWKNPAAPQYHRSESDTFANLKIFGDALAGRYGKPTGLDDFVRKAQLAQYENVRAEFESHSRNFTDSKDPSTGLIYWMLNSGWTSLHWQLFDAYLDQNGSYFGAKKANEPLHIQYSYDTKSAEVVNSTTKKASGLTATVELFNTDGTKKFSKTKKDFSVNGGGAHAKALDIGSVSGLSSTYLAKLVLTDSAGKEVSRNVYWLSTKDDKLNWSKSDWYYTPTSSYADLSGLSKLGAAKVATTATSVAGPDGTTVTTVKLTNTSSGKTPAFMVDTHLVDSAGTPVLPVSWSDNQVSLWPGESVTITATYRTADLHGSAPSVRVAGWNTGTQTVHA, encoded by the coding sequence ATGCCCGGACGGCTGTTAGCAGTCGCCGCTCTGACCGCCGCGTTGATCCCCGGCGTCGCCGGGGCCGCTTCGGCCGGGCCGGAACCCGGACAGGCCGCGATTCCCGGTTATCTCATCCAGTCCTCGGCCAAGGTGTCCGACGACGCCTCGGTGTCGAAGCCCGGCTTCGACGCGAAGGGCTGGTACCCGGTCGGCTCGCAGTCGACGGTCTACGCGGGACTGCTCGCCAACGGCCGCTACTCCGACCCGTTCTACTCCACGAACATGAAGAACGTGCCGGCCGCGGACTTCAAGGTCCCGTGGTGGTACCGGGCCGACATCAAGGTCGCGGACCCGTCGCAGCGCACCTACCTCGACATCAGCGGCGTGCTGTCCAAGGCCGACATCTGGGTCAACGGCACCCGCGTCGCGACCAAGGACGACGTCAACGGCCCCTACACCCGGCACGACCTCGACGTGACCAAGCAGGTCCACGAGGGCGTCAACAGCGTCGCGTTCAAGGTCTACCCGAACGACCCGAACAACGACCTGTCGATGGGCTGGATCGACTGGGCGCAGACCCCGCCGGACCAGAACATGGGTCTCGCCCGCGAGATCGTCGTCCGGCACAGCGGGCCGGTCGCGCTCCGCGGCGCGCACGTGGTCACGAAGCTGAACGTGCCCGCGCTCGACCACGCCGATCTCACGGCGAAGGCCGACGTCCGCAACGACTCCGACTCCGCGGTCCGCGCCACGGTGTCCGGCACCGTCGCGGGCAAACCGGTGAGCCAGGACGTTTCCCTTGCCGCGCACGAGAAGAAGACCGTCTCGTTCCCGGTGATCGGCGTCGACAAGCCGCAGGTGTGGTGGCCCGCCGGCATGGGCGGGCAGCCGATGCAGCAGCTGGACCTGACCGCGACCGTCGGCGGGACCACCTCCGACGCGAGCCACTCCAGCTTCGGCATCCGCGACGTCAAGGCCCCGCTGAACTCCAGCGGCGGGCGGCAGTACCTCGTCAACGGCAAGCCGCTGATGATCAAGGGCGGCGGCTGGTCCCCCGACCTGCTGCTGCGCTGGGACGCGGGCCGCGCGGCCGACAAGCTCGCCTACGTCAAGAACCTCGGCCTCAACACGGTGCGCCTCGAAGGCCACATCGAACCCGACGCGTTCTTCGACCTCGCGGACCGGATGGGCGTGCTGACCATGCCCGGCTGGGAATGCTGCGACAAGTGGGAAGGCCAGGTCAACGGCGACGAGAAGGGCGAGCCGTGGACCGAAGCGGACTACCCGATCGCCAAGGCGTCCATGACCGCGGAAGCCGAGCGGCTGCGCGACCACCCGAGCGTGCTGTCCTTCCACATCGGCAGCGACTTCGCGCCCGACGCACGGATCGAAAAGGGCTACCTCGACGCGCTGTCCGCGGCGGACTGGCCCGCGGCGGTGATCTCCGCGGCCTCGGCCAAGGCGTCGCCGAAGCTCGGCCCGTCCGGGATGAAGATGAACGGCCCGTACGACTACGTCCCGCCGAACTACTGGTACGACAAGGCGCACAAGGACGCGGGCGGCGCGTGGAACTTCAACTCCGAGACCAGCGCCGGGCCGGACATCCCGACGATGGACACGCTCAAGCGGATGATGACGCCCGCCGAGCTGGAAACGCTCTGGAAGAACCCGGCCGCGCCGCAGTACCACCGCTCCGAGTCGGACACCTTCGCCAACCTGAAGATCTTCGGCGACGCGCTGGCCGGCCGCTACGGCAAGCCGACGGGCCTCGACGACTTCGTCCGCAAGGCGCAGCTGGCGCAGTACGAGAACGTCCGCGCGGAGTTCGAATCGCACTCCCGCAACTTCACCGACTCCAAGGACCCGTCGACCGGGCTCATCTACTGGATGCTCAACAGCGGCTGGACGTCGCTGCACTGGCAGCTGTTCGACGCCTACCTCGACCAGAACGGCTCCTACTTCGGGGCCAAGAAGGCGAACGAGCCGCTGCACATCCAGTACTCGTACGACACCAAGTCGGCTGAGGTGGTCAACTCCACCACGAAGAAGGCGTCCGGTCTGACCGCCACCGTCGAGCTCTTCAACACCGACGGCACGAAGAAGTTCTCGAAGACCAAGAAGGACTTCTCGGTCAACGGCGGCGGCGCGCACGCGAAGGCGCTCGACATCGGTTCGGTCAGCGGGCTTTCGTCGACCTACCTGGCGAAGCTGGTGCTCACCGATTCGGCGGGCAAGGAGGTCAGCCGGAACGTGTACTGGCTGTCCACCAAGGACGACAAGCTGAACTGGAGCAAGTCGGACTGGTACTACACGCCGACTTCGTCGTACGCCGACCTGTCCGGGCTGTCGAAGCTGGGCGCGGCGAAGGTGGCCACCACGGCGACCTCCGTGGCGGGTCCGGACGGCACCACTGTCACCACGGTGAAGCTCACCAACACCTCGTCGGGCAAGACCCCGGCGTTCATGGTGGACACGCACCTGGTGGACAGCGCGGGCACTCCGGTGCTTCCGGTGTCGTGGTCGGACAACCAGGTCAGCCTGTGGCCGGGCGAATCGGTGACCATCACCGCCACCTACCGCACCGCCGACCTGCACGGCTCGGCTCCGTCGGTGCGGGTCGCGGGCTGGAACACCGGCACGCAGACCGTCCACGCGTAA
- a CDS encoding histidine phosphatase family protein → MSTPEQEVEYRQHRFSPPSGATEIFLVRHGESMPQRLSEPFDLVDGQADPDLAPEGRDHAARVGERLASERIEAVYVTTLRRTAQTAAPLAEKLGLTPSVEPDLREIHLGEWENGLFRKHTAEGHPLAQKLWEEQRWDVLPGAESDEAFGLRIRAALTRIAAAHPDQRVAVFTHGGVIGEVFAQASRSLERFAFLGADNGSISHLVVYGENWLIRGFNDRSHLAAPLG, encoded by the coding sequence ATGAGCACGCCCGAACAGGAAGTCGAGTACCGCCAGCACCGCTTCAGCCCGCCCTCGGGCGCCACCGAGATTTTCCTGGTGCGCCACGGGGAATCGATGCCGCAACGGCTCAGCGAGCCGTTCGATCTCGTCGACGGCCAGGCCGACCCGGACCTCGCGCCGGAAGGCCGCGACCACGCCGCGCGCGTTGGCGAACGGCTGGCGTCCGAACGCATCGAAGCGGTGTACGTCACCACGTTGCGGCGCACCGCGCAGACCGCCGCGCCGCTGGCGGAGAAGCTCGGCCTCACCCCGTCCGTCGAGCCGGATCTGCGCGAAATCCACCTGGGCGAATGGGAAAACGGGCTCTTCCGGAAGCACACCGCCGAAGGGCATCCGCTGGCGCAGAAGCTGTGGGAAGAGCAGCGCTGGGACGTCCTGCCCGGCGCGGAATCCGACGAGGCGTTCGGCCTGCGCATCCGGGCCGCGCTCACCCGCATCGCCGCCGCGCACCCGGATCAGCGAGTCGCGGTCTTCACCCACGGCGGCGTGATCGGCGAGGTGTTCGCGCAGGCGAGCCGTTCGCTGGAGCGGTTCGCGTTCTTAGGCGCGGACAACGGATCGATCTCGCACCTCGTGGTGTACGGCGAGAACTGGCTGATCCGCGGCTTCAACGACCGGTCTCACCTGGCCGCCCCGCTCGGCTGA
- a CDS encoding ABC transporter permease: protein MNGAIGFGPALIAVLVVLTLAGAAVVRFGQLGQGRAVLVAAVRAVAQLALVSLVITFILRSGWLTGLFVLAMFSIAAATSASRIGVRRRIGWVALSLASGVVPVLGLVLGSGVVPAKPISVVPVAGIVIGGSMTATSQAARRALDELKQRRGEYEAALALGFLPRHAALEICRPSAGHALIPALDQTRTVGLVTLPGAYVGVLLGGASPLQAGTTQVLVLIGLLAAESVAVLVTVQLVAAGFIRRDESVQPSGAAR from the coding sequence GTGAACGGTGCGATCGGGTTCGGGCCCGCGTTGATCGCCGTGCTCGTCGTGCTCACGCTCGCGGGTGCGGCCGTCGTCCGGTTCGGGCAGCTGGGGCAGGGGCGGGCGGTGCTCGTCGCGGCCGTTCGCGCGGTCGCGCAGCTCGCGCTCGTTTCGCTGGTCATCACCTTCATCCTGCGTTCGGGCTGGCTGACCGGCCTGTTCGTCCTCGCGATGTTCTCCATCGCCGCCGCGACGTCCGCCAGCCGGATCGGGGTGCGGCGGCGGATCGGGTGGGTCGCGTTGTCGCTGGCGTCCGGCGTCGTGCCGGTGCTGGGGCTGGTGCTGGGTTCCGGGGTCGTCCCGGCGAAGCCGATTTCGGTGGTGCCGGTCGCGGGGATCGTGATCGGCGGTTCGATGACCGCGACCTCGCAGGCGGCCCGGCGCGCGCTCGACGAGCTCAAGCAGCGCCGCGGCGAGTACGAAGCCGCACTCGCGCTGGGGTTTCTGCCCAGGCACGCCGCGTTGGAGATCTGCCGTCCGTCGGCGGGGCACGCGTTGATTCCGGCGCTCGATCAGACCCGGACAGTCGGCCTGGTGACGTTGCCGGGCGCGTACGTCGGCGTTCTGCTGGGCGGGGCGAGCCCGCTGCAGGCTGGTACCACGCAGGTGCTGGTGCTGATCGGGCTGCTGGCCGCGGAATCAGTGGCAGTGCTGGTGACGGTGCAGCTCGTCGCGGCGGGGTTCATCCGCCGCGACGAGTCGGTTCAGCCGAGCGGGGCGGCCAGGTGA
- a CDS encoding NUDIX domain-containing protein yields the protein MTPIDALAWVHVKDRRLLSVRTSGKQKFYLPGGKREPGEGDVEGLCREIREELGVALDPLSFRFFALLDEQADGFADGRRVRMTCYTADHTGEPEPSAEIAEAAWLRAEDAAACPPAGQRVLRMLSEAGLVD from the coding sequence ATGACCCCGATCGACGCCCTGGCCTGGGTCCACGTGAAGGACCGGCGGCTGCTGTCCGTCCGCACCAGCGGCAAGCAGAAGTTCTATCTCCCCGGCGGCAAGCGCGAACCCGGCGAGGGCGACGTCGAGGGCCTGTGCCGGGAGATCCGCGAGGAACTGGGCGTCGCGCTCGACCCGCTCAGCTTCCGGTTCTTCGCACTGCTCGACGAGCAGGCCGACGGGTTCGCCGACGGCCGCCGCGTCCGGATGACCTGCTACACCGCCGACCACACCGGCGAACCGGAGCCGTCGGCGGAGATCGCCGAAGCCGCGTGGCTGCGCGCCGAGGACGCCGCCGCCTGCCCGCCGGCCGGACAGCGCGTGCTGCGGATGCTGTCCGAGGCCGGGCTGGTCGACTGA
- a CDS encoding DUF6597 domain-containing transcriptional factor: protein MYRESPPPETLRRLVRCRWESVEPGPKRIVPDGCVDLVASHGEVFVAGPDTTAWTSEFPPGTRLRGLRFRPGEAAAMLGVGADELRDSRISLTDLWNRRGATLADEILSGRDLADAMADVATDHAAQADPVVERMLAQFAAESAGDAEIPGRRESSAHDRPARSERQARRRFTLAVGYGPATYRRILRLQRAIALAPATATLADLAVAAGYSDQPHLTRECRALTGLTPGAYFAP from the coding sequence GTGTACCGCGAAAGCCCGCCGCCGGAAACGCTGCGCCGCCTCGTGCGGTGCCGCTGGGAGTCGGTCGAGCCCGGTCCCAAGCGGATCGTTCCCGACGGCTGCGTAGACCTCGTCGCGAGCCACGGCGAGGTGTTCGTCGCGGGACCCGACACGACGGCATGGACGTCGGAGTTCCCGCCTGGCACCCGGTTGCGCGGCCTGCGCTTCCGGCCGGGCGAGGCGGCGGCGATGCTCGGCGTCGGCGCGGACGAGCTGCGCGACAGCCGGATCTCGCTGACGGACCTGTGGAACCGCCGCGGCGCGACCCTCGCCGATGAGATCCTCAGCGGCCGCGACCTCGCCGACGCGATGGCCGACGTCGCGACCGACCACGCTGCTCAAGCGGATCCGGTAGTGGAACGGATGCTGGCACAGTTCGCCGCGGAATCCGCCGGGGATGCCGAGATTCCGGGCCGACGAGAATCCTCTGCGCACGATCGCCCCGCACGCAGCGAACGACAAGCACGCCGCCGGTTCACCCTCGCAGTCGGCTACGGACCAGCCACCTATCGCCGAATCCTGCGCCTCCAACGAGCCATCGCGCTGGCACCCGCCACCGCGACCCTCGCCGACCTGGCCGTCGCCGCGGGCTACTCGGACCAGCCGCACCTCACGCGCGAATGCCGGGCCCTCACCGGCCTCACCCCGGGCGCCTACTTCGCCCCGTAA
- a CDS encoding Na+/H+ antiporter — MEIAAELVALVLTVLLVTVVARRMDWSAPLCLVAVGVGVSFIPGVPQYELDPEIVLIGLLPPLLYSASLQTSLVAFRKLRGPIALLSVGLVVFTAFGVGLVAWLVVPGLPLAAGIALGAVVAPPDAVAASVVARRVGMPRKLVRLLEGESLFNDAAALVALRTAIAAIAGAVSLWQVGLDFLLAAVGGIVVGFLVGLIVTYVRAKLEDTLTDTALSFAVPFAAYLLAEAVHGSGVLAVVVTGLIQGHQTPRIQSGPSRLASRLNWETVQFLLENMVFLLIGLQVRGILHEVGKSGLSLWQLVGICAAVLAATILTRMLWMVGIGVVKRLLNTLGLERGKVWPWRYSAVIAWAGMRGVVTLAAAFVLPADTPQRAVLVLAAVVVVAGTLLVQGMTLPPLIRRLRLPRPDPAEDALQEAAVLHDMTRVALAKLEELRRPEDPPEVIERLRDRLQGRSDAAWEQLGRQSALAETPSDAYRRLRVQLLEAEREQFLKARDRGTADDAVLRRVLARLDIEESMLDRDEEEPPVAERELSTPAATAGSCKHLSHEWPDKEPSSPDSCAECIEAGLTWVHLRMCLKCGHVACCDSSPGKHASQHFHETRHPVMRSFEPGETWRWCFVDKQLG, encoded by the coding sequence GTGGAAATCGCAGCGGAATTGGTGGCGCTGGTCCTGACGGTCCTCCTGGTGACCGTCGTCGCGCGCCGGATGGACTGGTCGGCGCCGCTGTGCCTGGTCGCGGTCGGCGTCGGGGTGTCGTTCATCCCCGGAGTGCCGCAGTACGAACTGGACCCGGAGATCGTCCTCATCGGACTGCTGCCGCCGCTGCTGTACTCGGCGTCGCTGCAGACGTCGCTGGTCGCGTTCCGCAAGCTGCGCGGGCCGATCGCGCTGCTGTCGGTCGGGCTGGTGGTGTTCACCGCGTTCGGCGTCGGCCTGGTCGCCTGGCTGGTCGTGCCGGGATTGCCGCTGGCCGCCGGGATCGCGCTCGGCGCGGTCGTCGCTCCGCCGGACGCGGTGGCCGCGAGCGTGGTCGCGCGGCGCGTCGGGATGCCGCGCAAGCTCGTCCGGCTGTTGGAAGGCGAGAGCCTGTTCAACGACGCTGCCGCGCTCGTCGCGCTGCGGACCGCGATCGCGGCGATCGCCGGCGCGGTCAGCCTCTGGCAGGTCGGTCTCGACTTCCTGCTCGCGGCCGTCGGCGGGATCGTCGTCGGCTTCCTAGTCGGGCTGATCGTGACGTACGTGCGCGCGAAGCTGGAGGACACGCTCACCGACACCGCCCTGTCGTTCGCGGTCCCCTTCGCGGCCTACCTGCTGGCTGAAGCGGTGCACGGATCCGGCGTGCTCGCGGTGGTCGTCACCGGACTCATCCAGGGACACCAGACGCCGCGGATCCAGTCCGGTCCGTCGCGACTGGCCAGCAGGCTGAATTGGGAGACCGTCCAGTTCCTGCTGGAGAACATGGTCTTCCTGCTGATCGGCCTGCAGGTGCGGGGAATCCTGCACGAGGTCGGCAAGAGCGGGCTGTCGCTGTGGCAGCTCGTCGGGATCTGCGCCGCGGTCCTCGCCGCGACGATCCTCACCCGGATGCTGTGGATGGTCGGCATCGGCGTGGTGAAACGCCTCCTGAACACCTTGGGCCTGGAACGCGGCAAGGTGTGGCCGTGGCGCTATTCGGCGGTGATCGCGTGGGCCGGGATGCGCGGCGTGGTCACGCTCGCCGCGGCGTTCGTGCTGCCCGCGGACACCCCGCAGCGCGCGGTGCTCGTGCTGGCCGCGGTCGTGGTGGTGGCCGGGACGCTTCTGGTGCAGGGCATGACGCTGCCGCCGCTGATCCGGCGGCTGCGGCTGCCTCGTCCAGACCCAGCGGAGGACGCGTTGCAGGAAGCCGCCGTGCTGCACGACATGACCCGCGTCGCGCTCGCGAAACTGGAAGAACTACGCCGTCCGGAAGACCCGCCCGAGGTGATCGAACGGCTGCGCGACCGGTTGCAGGGCCGGTCCGACGCCGCGTGGGAACAACTCGGCAGGCAAAGCGCGCTCGCCGAAACCCCGAGCGACGCCTACCGTCGACTTCGTGTCCAGCTGCTCGAAGCCGAACGCGAACAGTTCCTGAAGGCGCGCGACCGCGGCACCGCCGACGACGCCGTGCTGCGCCGCGTGCTGGCCCGCCTCGACATCGAAGAATCCATGCTCGACCGCGACGAGGAGGAACCCCCGGTGGCCGAACGCGAACTCAGCACCCCCGCCGCCACGGCCGGGTCGTGCAAGCACCTCAGCCACGAGTGGCCGGACAAGGAGCCCAGCTCCCCGGATTCCTGCGCCGAATGCATCGAGGCCGGGTTGACGTGGGTGCACCTGCGGATGTGCCTCAAGTGCGGGCACGTCGCCTGCTGCGATTCGTCGCCGGGCAAACACGCCTCGCAGCACTTCCACGAAACCCGGCATCCGGTGATGCGCAGCTTCGAGCCGGGCGAGACGTGGCGATGGTGCTTCGTGGACAAACAACTCGGCTGA
- a CDS encoding carboxylesterase/lipase family protein, with protein MTTVETRAGAVRGEVRDGVGRFLGVPFAQPPTGELRFRPPVPVASWTGVRDATEFAAKAPQPDVTGKRFIGDEDCLYVNVYAPEAPGSYPVLVWIHGGGGVMGAPHQFDASAYARRGVVVVTVAYRLGVLGMLRLPGVSDGNLSLHDQVLALEWVRDNVAAFGGDPRRVTLAGQSNGGRTVGTLLAVPAAKGLFSQAIVQSGTGVGSVVHTPAEAEAVGEAVLAELGDADLSTLPVTEILTAQQRVTAQLGTLVTYRVVVDGDLLPQRPGEAVADGAAREVRILTGTTADEQDLFSWLQTGGAKLLGTGSTMLEPDVIARMTEAYRELLPDWPEDQLVNRVRTAGDWWLPAIRLAETQHAAGGTAWMYRLDWRIAPRGKGLGAAHGVDLPFVFDDVRNPNWRFMFAVARPDPERLRAMAEEMFGTWVRFVATGDPGWAAYTPEDRVTRLFDDVSTTVSDPDPGQRRLWD; from the coding sequence GTGACGACGGTGGAGACGCGGGCCGGTGCTGTCCGCGGCGAGGTGCGGGACGGAGTCGGGCGCTTCCTGGGGGTGCCGTTCGCGCAGCCGCCGACGGGGGAGCTGCGGTTCCGGCCGCCGGTGCCGGTGGCGTCCTGGACCGGAGTGCGCGACGCGACGGAATTCGCCGCCAAAGCACCGCAGCCCGACGTGACCGGGAAACGCTTCATCGGAGACGAGGACTGCCTGTACGTCAACGTCTACGCGCCCGAAGCACCCGGCTCGTATCCGGTGCTGGTGTGGATCCACGGCGGTGGCGGGGTGATGGGCGCGCCGCACCAGTTCGACGCGTCCGCGTACGCCCGCCGTGGCGTGGTCGTCGTGACCGTCGCGTACCGGCTCGGGGTGCTCGGCATGCTCCGGCTGCCCGGGGTTTCCGACGGGAATCTCTCGCTGCACGACCAGGTTCTGGCGCTGGAATGGGTCCGCGACAACGTGGCCGCGTTCGGCGGCGACCCGCGGCGCGTCACGCTCGCCGGGCAGTCCAACGGCGGCCGCACGGTGGGGACGTTGCTGGCGGTTCCAGCCGCGAAGGGGCTGTTCAGCCAGGCGATCGTGCAGAGCGGCACCGGCGTCGGTTCCGTCGTGCACACTCCGGCCGAGGCGGAAGCGGTCGGCGAGGCGGTGCTGGCCGAGCTGGGGGACGCAGACCTGTCCACGCTGCCGGTCACGGAGATTTTGACCGCGCAGCAACGGGTTACGGCTCAGCTCGGCACCCTCGTGACGTATCGCGTGGTGGTCGACGGGGATCTGCTGCCGCAGCGGCCCGGCGAAGCGGTGGCGGACGGTGCGGCCCGAGAGGTCCGGATCCTCACCGGAACCACGGCCGACGAGCAGGACCTGTTCTCCTGGCTGCAAACCGGCGGCGCGAAGCTGCTCGGCACCGGGTCGACGATGCTCGAACCGGACGTCATCGCCCGGATGACCGAGGCGTACCGGGAGCTGCTGCCGGACTGGCCGGAAGACCAGCTGGTGAACCGCGTCCGCACGGCGGGGGACTGGTGGCTGCCGGCGATCCGGCTCGCGGAGACCCAGCACGCGGCGGGCGGCACGGCGTGGATGTACCGGCTGGACTGGCGGATCGCGCCGCGCGGGAAGGGCCTCGGCGCGGCGCACGGGGTGGACCTGCCGTTCGTGTTCGACGACGTCCGCAACCCCAACTGGCGCTTTATGTTCGCCGTCGCCCGCCCCGATCCGGAGCGGCTGCGGGCGATGGCGGAGGAGATGTTCGGAACGTGGGTCCGGTTCGTGGCGACCGGCGATCCGGGATGGGCGGCCTACACACCGGAGGACCGCGTGACCCGGTTGTTCGACGACGTCAGCACGACGGTGTCCGATCCGGATCCCGGACAGCGTCGGCTGTGGGACTAG